The following coding sequences are from one Nicotiana tabacum cultivar K326 chromosome 1, ASM71507v2, whole genome shotgun sequence window:
- the LOC107832469 gene encoding NAD(P)H-quinone oxidoreductase subunit S, chloroplastic-like has protein sequence MASSSSFQLSSLQIQTPPLKKSNFFGQSHNLNPSNIHTKSTLKPSFTSITTAKFNLYEILGGRGLCNGEEGIQKELKKSVSEEQSSAKSATVDNNNNNQEKMETGEFPEDGFEKEMMGLVGGFPGGEKGLKKFIEKNPPPKKTESRMEGFNLSLVKKPKPPELPLLLPGMIAIVKNSNNPYYMYCGIVQRITDGKAAVLFEGGNWDRLISFRLEELERREKGPPMVNPRSVILETMLEKSSES, from the coding sequence atggcttcttcttcttcctttcaaCTCTCAAGCCTTCAAATTCAAACCCCACCTCTAAAAAAATCCAACTTTTTTGGTCAATCTCACAACCTTAACCCTAGTAATATTCATACTAAATCAACTCTGAAACCATCTTTTACCTCAATTACTACTGCAAAATTCAATCTTTATGAGATTCTTGGAGGTAGAGGTCTTTGTAATGGAGAAGAAGGTATACAAAAAGAGCTAAAAAAGTCAGTTTCAGAAGAACAATCCTCAGCAAAATCAGCAActgttgataataataataataatcaagaaAAGATGGAAACTGGGGAATTTCCTGAAGATGGATTTGAGAAAGAAATGATGGGGTTAGTTGGTGGATTTCCTGGAGGTGAAAAAGGTTTAAAGAAATTCATAGAAAAAAATCCACCACCTAAGAAAACAGAATCAAGAATGGAGGGTTTTAATCTGAGTCTTGTGAAGAAACCAAAGCCACCTGAATTACCACTTTTATTACCTGGAATGATTGCTATTGTTAAGAATTCTAATAATCCATATTATATGTATTGTGGGATTGTGCAAAGGATTACTGATGGAAAAGCTGCTGTGCTTTTTGAAGGTGGGAATTGGGATAGATTGATTTCTTTTAGGCTTGAAGAGTTGGAAAGAAGAGAGAAAGGTCCACCAATGGTGAATCCTAGGTCTGTGATTCTTGAAACCATGTTAGAAAAGAGTTCTGAATCTTGA